The Pedobacter roseus genome contains a region encoding:
- the kduI gene encoding 5-dehydro-4-deoxy-D-glucuronate isomerase — translation MNKFESRYTQSPKEVKQMDTAALRDNFLIENVFEANQVNLTLSHFDRYIVGGAMPVDQKIALPNPDDLKATYFLERRELGIINVGGKAVVTADGEKYELDYKEALYIGKGTKEVFFESATPGEAAKLYINSAPAHHTYPNKKVSKAEAEIVELGTPETANHRIINKLLVNSVLPTCQLQMGMTELKSGSVWNTMPAHTHDRRMEAYFYFEVPKGQSVCHFMGQPQETRHIWMQNDQAVISPNWSIHSGAGTSNYTFIWGMAGENLDYGDMDHCAITELK, via the coding sequence ATGAATAAATTCGAAAGCCGTTACACTCAAAGCCCTAAAGAAGTTAAACAAATGGATACCGCTGCTTTGCGGGATAATTTCCTGATCGAAAACGTATTTGAGGCAAACCAGGTAAACTTAACCTTATCACATTTTGATAGATACATTGTTGGCGGTGCCATGCCTGTTGATCAGAAAATCGCATTACCAAACCCTGACGATTTAAAAGCGACCTACTTTTTAGAGCGCAGAGAATTGGGTATCATTAATGTAGGTGGAAAAGCAGTAGTAACAGCCGACGGCGAAAAATACGAATTGGATTATAAGGAAGCTTTATATATCGGCAAAGGTACAAAAGAAGTGTTTTTTGAATCTGCTACCCCTGGTGAAGCCGCTAAATTATACATCAATTCTGCACCTGCACACCACACTTACCCTAACAAAAAGGTGAGTAAAGCAGAAGCAGAAATTGTAGAACTTGGAACACCTGAAACTGCTAACCACAGGATTATCAACAAACTATTGGTGAACAGCGTTTTGCCAACCTGTCAGCTGCAGATGGGCATGACGGAGTTAAAATCGGGCAGTGTTTGGAATACCATGCCAGCGCATACGCACGATAGAAGGATGGAAGCTTATTTCTATTTTGAAGTTCCAAAAGGACAAAGTGTTTGCCATTTTATGGGGCAGCCGCAAGAAACCCGTCATATCTGGATGCAAAACGATCAGGCAGTAATTTCGCCCAACTGGTCAATCCATTCGGGTGCTGGTACAAGTAATTATACCTTCATTTGGGGCATGGCAGGCGAAAATCTTGATTATGGTGATATGGACCATTGCGCCATTACCGAATTGAAATAA
- a CDS encoding alpha/beta fold hydrolase, translating into MKKKISILQMALIAFLMGCSFLAKSMDNIPFKVKVTGKGDPMLFIPGLTCSGEVWDETVARYSKKYQCHVFTLAGYAGQAPILKTPYLDAYKDAIIAYIKDKKLDRVVLVGHSIGGFLSLRIATELKEHLKKVIIVDALPFYAGMLNPGAKNGFDERAARTALEGFEKMDNKALKANQMNTAKFLCADSTKWDMIATWGATSDRKTMAYSMFEMLGDDIRQQIAVIKVPVLVMAAFAPVAQYPAFTSDYVRSSYKQQYAQCLSCTVKVTPSSKHFIMYDAPQWYFSEIDAFLS; encoded by the coding sequence ATGAAAAAGAAAATTTCAATTTTGCAGATGGCATTAATCGCTTTTTTAATGGGATGCAGTTTCCTGGCAAAAAGTATGGATAATATTCCTTTTAAGGTTAAGGTAACTGGAAAAGGTGATCCCATGCTGTTCATTCCGGGATTAACCTGCAGCGGAGAAGTATGGGATGAGACAGTTGCGCGGTATAGCAAAAAATATCAGTGTCATGTTTTTACCCTTGCCGGGTATGCCGGGCAGGCCCCGATTTTAAAAACACCTTATCTTGATGCCTATAAAGACGCCATCATCGCCTATATCAAGGATAAAAAACTTGACAGGGTTGTGTTGGTCGGTCACTCAATCGGCGGATTTTTATCTTTGCGCATTGCAACCGAGCTTAAAGAACATTTGAAAAAAGTTATTATAGTTGATGCGCTACCGTTTTATGCGGGGATGCTGAATCCCGGAGCAAAGAATGGTTTCGATGAACGGGCAGCCAGGACAGCTCTTGAAGGATTTGAAAAAATGGACAATAAGGCGCTAAAAGCTAATCAGATGAATACGGCCAAATTTTTGTGTGCTGATTCAACAAAATGGGATATGATCGCCACGTGGGGAGCAACATCAGATCGTAAAACTATGGCATACAGTATGTTCGAAATGTTGGGTGATGATATCCGCCAGCAGATTGCTGTAATTAAAGTGCCTGTTCTCGTAATGGCGGCATTCGCACCAGTGGCGCAGTACCCGGCTTTTACCAGTGATTATGTCCGCTCTTCCTACAAACAACAATATGCTCAGTGTCTGAGCTGCACGGTTAAGGTAACGCCATCTTCCAAGCATTTTATCATGTACGATGCGCCTCAATGGTATTTTAGTGAAATTGATGCTTTTTTAAGCTAG
- a CDS encoding RCC1 domain-containing protein codes for MTKIYPLSTTLKSCTLFFTLLVSLSVTSCKKKGGGDEPNPPVPPTSADSYFLKVATSFGNTMAIDEQGNLWATGQNSSMVLGAGNIGKQTTFIRVMAQAKDVSIKDSRALVLKNDNTVWTSGSNDFTELGTGSAPFDGQFKKVFDGAEQIEAGTENGFIIKADHSLWAVGFNHRNLFGTAYSNANVVSTYTKIADNVLSISAGMNHILMLKTDNSLWACGRNIEGELGLGNYTDQDGFVKVMDGVKAVKALEYHSLIIKTDNSLWAAGSNDYGELGLGNNTKQNSFVKVMDNVSVMAGGRFFSLVIKTDNSLWASGYNNNGTFGIQGADQNRFIHITDNVSHISAADYHTLMLKTDKTMFVSGQSSFGELGLGSKKSAEVFTKITLGK; via the coding sequence ATGACAAAAATATACCCGCTTTCAACTACTCTAAAGTCTTGCACTTTATTTTTCACACTCCTGGTATCACTCTCGGTTACTTCCTGCAAGAAAAAAGGCGGTGGCGATGAACCAAATCCACCAGTACCTCCTACTTCAGCAGATTCTTATTTTCTTAAAGTAGCAACATCCTTCGGTAATACCATGGCAATTGATGAACAGGGTAACCTTTGGGCAACAGGGCAGAACAGCAGTATGGTGCTTGGCGCAGGAAACATAGGAAAACAGACCACTTTTATACGCGTTATGGCCCAGGCAAAAGATGTTTCCATCAAAGATAGCCGTGCTTTGGTGCTAAAAAACGACAACACGGTATGGACCTCTGGCAGTAACGATTTCACAGAGTTGGGTACAGGCAGCGCACCGTTTGATGGACAATTTAAAAAAGTTTTCGATGGTGCTGAGCAGATTGAAGCTGGCACAGAGAACGGCTTTATCATCAAAGCAGACCATAGTCTTTGGGCAGTGGGCTTTAACCACCGCAACTTGTTTGGCACAGCCTACTCAAATGCAAATGTGGTCTCCACTTATACAAAAATCGCAGACAACGTACTTTCTATCTCCGCAGGAATGAACCATATACTAATGTTAAAAACCGACAATAGCCTTTGGGCCTGCGGCCGGAACATAGAAGGCGAGCTCGGTCTCGGAAATTACACTGATCAGGATGGCTTCGTAAAAGTAATGGATGGTGTAAAAGCAGTTAAGGCACTTGAATACCACTCCCTGATTATCAAAACAGACAATAGCCTTTGGGCAGCGGGATCCAATGACTACGGGGAACTAGGATTAGGCAACAACACCAAACAGAACAGCTTCGTAAAAGTGATGGACAATGTGTCGGTAATGGCAGGGGGGCGTTTTTTCTCTCTTGTGATCAAAACCGATAATAGCTTATGGGCATCGGGATACAACAACAACGGCACCTTTGGTATCCAGGGAGCAGATCAGAACAGGTTTATCCATATTACCGATAACGTATCTCACATCAGCGCTGCAGATTACCATACCCTTATGCTCAAAACTGATAAAACCATGTTTGTTTCCGGTCAGAGTTCATTTGGTGAGCTTGGACTTGGATCTAAAAAGAGCGCAGAGGTTTTCACCAAAATAACACTGGGCAAATAA
- a CDS encoding Crp/Fnr family transcriptional regulator — MLRTNLTFLSFIERFCAENDEAKITLKSFKAGYRFIEQGEKISNIYVIKDGISKCFISEENGKDFIIEFLGKGEVVGELEALKKMDCLCNVAAISEVTAYVIPDHLFHSLISKSSEFTTILLQELSTRIIQTSTRASFQQLYTLEYAILKLLKLQADEHISISKEDMAAYLGISVRSFNRSLKQVIDKGGFDTPEFKNILQLSTMKKLLERLKP; from the coding sequence ATGTTACGTACCAATCTTACCTTTTTATCCTTTATCGAACGTTTCTGTGCAGAAAATGATGAAGCAAAAATTACCCTCAAAAGTTTTAAAGCAGGATACCGCTTTATTGAACAGGGTGAAAAAATCAGCAATATTTATGTGATTAAAGACGGGATCAGCAAATGTTTTATTTCTGAGGAAAACGGAAAGGATTTTATCATCGAATTTTTGGGCAAGGGTGAAGTGGTGGGCGAGCTTGAGGCGTTAAAAAAAATGGATTGTTTGTGTAATGTGGCAGCCATTAGTGAGGTTACGGCCTATGTAATTCCTGATCATCTTTTCCATTCACTAATCAGCAAGAGTAGCGAATTTACTACAATCTTACTCCAGGAGCTGTCTACCAGAATTATACAAACCAGTACACGGGCATCCTTCCAGCAGCTATACACCCTGGAATATGCAATTTTAAAATTATTAAAACTTCAGGCCGACGAGCACATTTCCATCTCAAAAGAAGACATGGCTGCCTACCTGGGTATATCCGTAAGAAGCTTTAACAGAAGCTTAAAGCAGGTGATAGATAAAGGTGGTTTCGATACCCCTGAATTCAAGAATATTTTACAGCTTAGCACTATGAAAAAACTGCTGGAACGATTGAAACCATAA
- a CDS encoding carbonic anhydrase yields the protein MNVEDVFKNNEKWIAEKLAIDPDYFTELSKGQSPEFLYIGCSDSRVTAEDLMGIQPGQAFVHRNVANLVNNVDLNVMTVLNYAVRHLKVNHIVVCGHYNCGGVKAAMQPADMGILNPWLRNIRDVYRIHRDELNAIADEGARYNRLVELNVQEQCVNLLKTAAVQEAITERGITVHGWVFDIHTGRLIDLKIDFETILKDIKEIYNLY from the coding sequence ATGAATGTAGAAGACGTTTTTAAGAACAATGAAAAATGGATTGCCGAAAAACTGGCTATCGATCCTGATTATTTTACGGAATTATCGAAAGGACAAAGTCCGGAGTTTTTGTATATCGGATGCTCCGATAGCCGCGTTACGGCAGAAGATTTAATGGGCATACAGCCTGGTCAGGCTTTTGTACACCGCAATGTGGCCAATCTGGTAAACAACGTAGACTTAAACGTAATGACGGTTTTGAACTATGCTGTTCGCCATTTGAAGGTAAACCATATTGTGGTTTGCGGTCACTACAACTGCGGCGGTGTTAAAGCTGCGATGCAACCTGCTGACATGGGTATATTAAATCCCTGGTTAAGGAATATCCGTGATGTTTATCGCATCCATAGAGATGAATTAAATGCAATTGCCGATGAGGGTGCCCGCTATAACCGCCTCGTTGAACTTAACGTTCAGGAACAATGCGTAAACCTGTTAAAAACAGCAGCGGTACAGGAAGCGATTACCGAACGCGGAATTACAGTTCATGGATGGGTTTTCGATATCCATACCGGTAGATTAATTGACCTTAAAATCGATTTTGAAACTATTCTGAAGGATATTAAGGAGATTTATAACCTTTATTAA
- a CDS encoding thiol-activated cytolysin family protein yields the protein MVKIAGAKVSTFGGSKSLGEVLKGKTLSSGGIMFGGDGPQIISAVHLNPGEFWTGSQVGMTFTGYADEFTMLPEWLGQLDNFYLGSLIKGNSIASLEMAPLSERLGEYQSRNISASISLPLKTVSGVYNPTELRTSEFYSRLLLANGMQDPQRSSYSYTIQEFTYYDELKTVFGSNVKVNALFFSSGSTSTNGALKISKSTGLVAKFTQKNFSLNMDVPIQGELYDNLNLAALGNQWPAYISSITYGSTGVLVIESDEDSEKVNSTYSKAFSVLGGLVSGGNDLTESEKGTISKSTMRIYFIGPNGVEAVKSIFSFEELAAYIKKGTSFSPQSPGVPISFKMKSLPDHKTLKNDFVIDVPIKPFYVKAEFTAKDPRPESCPCHNLNLTFFADERGKVPIKISKEVPIYVNTKFVRIEREGSPREGFTLTRIYESEPHFSPDLSNKITINNVFLIINDVVPSQNYSILK from the coding sequence ATGGTCAAGATAGCCGGAGCAAAGGTTTCCACTTTTGGCGGTTCCAAGTCGTTGGGAGAGGTGCTGAAAGGGAAAACACTCAGTTCGGGCGGTATCATGTTCGGAGGGGACGGACCTCAGATCATCAGTGCTGTCCACCTCAATCCTGGAGAGTTCTGGACTGGAAGCCAGGTAGGGATGACTTTTACAGGTTATGCCGATGAGTTTACGATGCTGCCCGAGTGGCTAGGGCAGCTTGATAATTTCTATCTCGGATCACTGATCAAAGGAAATAGTATAGCTTCACTTGAAATGGCACCACTGTCCGAAAGGCTGGGCGAATACCAGTCTAGGAATATAAGTGCTTCTATTTCTCTACCGCTTAAGACCGTCTCAGGCGTGTATAACCCTACCGAGCTCCGTACTTCAGAGTTCTACAGCAGACTTTTGCTCGCAAACGGGATGCAGGATCCACAGCGGTCATCATACAGCTATACTATCCAGGAATTTACCTACTATGATGAGCTCAAGACTGTTTTTGGCTCAAATGTAAAGGTCAATGCACTTTTTTTTAGTTCCGGATCGACTTCTACAAACGGCGCCTTAAAAATTTCAAAATCTACGGGCTTGGTGGCAAAGTTCACCCAGAAAAACTTTTCACTTAATATGGACGTACCTATACAGGGTGAACTGTACGATAACCTGAACCTCGCCGCCCTTGGTAACCAGTGGCCTGCATATATCAGTTCTATCACATACGGATCAACCGGCGTATTGGTAATAGAAAGCGATGAAGATAGCGAAAAGGTAAATAGCACCTATAGCAAAGCTTTTTCGGTACTCGGTGGACTGGTCTCGGGTGGTAACGATCTCACCGAATCAGAGAAAGGAACGATCAGTAAATCAACGATGAGGATCTATTTTATCGGACCTAACGGGGTGGAGGCGGTTAAGAGCATTTTCTCCTTTGAGGAACTTGCAGCATACATCAAAAAAGGCACTTCGTTTTCTCCCCAGTCGCCTGGTGTACCGATTTCTTTCAAGATGAAATCGCTTCCAGATCATAAGACACTAAAAAACGATTTTGTGATTGATGTGCCGATTAAGCCCTTCTATGTGAAAGCGGAATTTACTGCAAAGGATCCACGTCCTGAGAGCTGCCCATGCCACAATTTGAATTTGACCTTCTTTGCAGATGAACGCGGAAAAGTCCCCATCAAAATTTCGAAGGAAGTTCCGATATATGTGAACACAAAATTTGTAAGGATCGAAAGAGAAGGATCCCCCAGGGAAGGTTTCACCCTTACCAGAATATATGAATCGGAACCTCACTTCAGCCCTGATCTATCGAATAAAATAACGATCAATAACGTATTTCTGATTATTAATGATGTTGTTCCCAGTCAGAATTATTCAATCCTAAAATAA
- a CDS encoding HAD family hydrolase, producing MKNKITVIAFDADDTLWVNEPYFRETEERFADLLEDFVPRHSIMAELYKTEMANLPLYGYGIKGFMLSMTETAMRITMGKIDPIIVEKVLELGKEMLNKPVELLDGVEEVLKALHGKYRLVVATKGDLLDQQRKLTKSGLDHYFHHIEIMSDKQEKDYQKLIRHLDCKAEEFLMLGNSLKSDVLPVLNIGGHAVHIPYHTTWVHESIDHTIEHPNFYEMESLAEVLPKLIE from the coding sequence ATGAAAAATAAGATTACCGTAATTGCTTTTGATGCCGATGATACCCTTTGGGTAAACGAACCTTATTTCCGTGAAACTGAAGAGCGGTTTGCCGATCTTTTGGAAGATTTTGTGCCGCGCCACAGCATTATGGCCGAATTGTATAAAACAGAAATGGCCAATTTACCGCTTTATGGTTATGGCATTAAAGGTTTTATGCTGAGCATGACGGAAACAGCCATGCGGATTACGATGGGGAAAATTGACCCCATTATTGTAGAAAAAGTACTCGAACTGGGGAAAGAAATGCTCAATAAACCGGTAGAATTGTTGGATGGGGTAGAAGAAGTGTTGAAAGCTTTACACGGAAAATATAGATTGGTAGTTGCTACTAAAGGCGATCTTCTCGATCAACAGCGTAAACTCACCAAATCGGGGCTCGATCATTATTTCCATCATATCGAGATCATGAGCGACAAACAGGAAAAGGATTACCAAAAACTGATCAGGCACCTGGATTGCAAAGCTGAAGAATTTTTAATGTTGGGCAACTCTTTAAAATCGGATGTATTGCCTGTACTAAACATTGGTGGCCATGCAGTCCATATTCCATATCATACTACCTGGGTACACGAAAGCATCGATCACACCATTGAGCACCCTAACTTTTATGAGATGGAAAGCCTGGCTGAAGTTTTACCAAAATTAATAGAATGA
- a CDS encoding chloramphenicol acetyltransferase, protein MKEKIDINNWIRKDHFKFFSAFEEPFFGVTVEVDCTATYEEAKENNVSFFLLYLHKSLLAVNQVEPFSYRIIDGEVWKYNTVNAAATINRPNGTFGFGYMDFYEDFEEFKTEANKEIEKVQATTGLIPASSGENVIHYSALPWLNFTSLSHARNYSYQDSCPKISFGKVREENGRKIMPVSIHVNHALMDGYNVGQFVEAYQDLLNEKEVKAYI, encoded by the coding sequence ATGAAAGAAAAAATAGATATAAACAACTGGATCAGAAAAGATCATTTTAAATTTTTTAGCGCTTTTGAAGAACCCTTCTTCGGCGTTACCGTAGAGGTAGATTGTACTGCAACCTACGAAGAAGCAAAAGAAAACAATGTTTCGTTCTTTTTGCTTTACCTTCACAAATCGCTGCTCGCCGTAAACCAGGTAGAACCTTTTAGTTACCGCATTATAGATGGCGAAGTTTGGAAATACAATACCGTAAATGCTGCGGCCACCATTAACCGGCCAAACGGTACCTTCGGGTTTGGTTACATGGATTTTTATGAGGATTTTGAAGAATTTAAAACCGAAGCCAATAAAGAAATTGAAAAAGTACAGGCAACTACGGGATTAATTCCTGCTTCATCAGGTGAAAACGTCATTCATTATTCGGCATTGCCCTGGTTAAATTTCACTTCCTTATCACATGCCCGCAATTATTCCTATCAGGATAGCTGTCCGAAAATATCTTTTGGTAAAGTTCGCGAAGAAAACGGAAGGAAAATAATGCCAGTTTCAATCCATGTAAACCATGCCCTGATGGATGGCTATAACGTTGGTCAGTTTGTAGAGGCCTATCAGGATTTATTGAACGAAAAAGAGGTTAAAGCCTATATTTAG
- a CDS encoding thiol-activated cytolysin family protein, translating to MKKTNLLPLLFLAVLLSCKKDQKGTSTEDKDSDLLSVFQDKKTVPNPIVNLSSSSVNSLGLIAAKKLSSTVIGETTWPDNLGKTVTVESDDIMVSNENYDYAYPGAIFNSKLIADNYSFSALTERDYDVLPIRASLSIPGTNVGGTINYPGLDYTRDFVGQVVARQGNVPQINSFSYTSSQFTDYNELKYTFGANISIGSIVNVGVSGDGTKIKKKTGIIAKFTQENFTVDMSLPKKTELISVADANALMVDYAPVYVNSVTYGRSGVFIAETDASYEDFNLAFKAGLNIGVVKSDASLTVAQKELLDRAKITIYMKFGPGKAYVKTVEGYDAFKNAMLEGASVSSDSYGGPISFRMRNLNNFTLFKTIFKIDLKF from the coding sequence ATGAAAAAAACAAACCTATTGCCATTATTATTCCTAGCGGTTCTCTTATCGTGTAAGAAAGATCAAAAAGGGACCTCAACAGAGGATAAAGACAGTGATCTTCTAAGTGTTTTCCAGGATAAGAAGACTGTTCCAAACCCTATCGTTAATCTGAGTAGCTCCAGCGTTAATTCCCTGGGTCTGATTGCAGCAAAAAAGCTGAGCAGTACGGTCATCGGCGAAACGACATGGCCAGACAATCTTGGAAAAACGGTTACCGTTGAATCAGACGATATCATGGTATCCAACGAAAATTACGATTATGCTTATCCTGGAGCGATCTTCAACAGTAAGTTAATAGCAGATAACTACTCCTTCAGCGCACTTACAGAACGGGACTATGATGTACTTCCGATAAGGGCAAGCCTATCGATACCAGGAACAAATGTGGGAGGGACAATTAACTATCCCGGTCTCGACTATACCCGTGATTTTGTAGGCCAAGTGGTAGCAAGACAGGGGAATGTTCCGCAAATAAACAGTTTTTCTTACACCTCAAGCCAGTTTACAGACTATAACGAACTGAAATATACCTTCGGCGCGAATATCAGTATCGGCTCAATCGTGAATGTCGGGGTTTCGGGGGATGGAACAAAAATCAAGAAAAAAACAGGTATTATCGCCAAGTTTACACAAGAAAACTTTACTGTGGATATGTCATTGCCGAAAAAAACGGAACTCATCAGTGTAGCTGACGCAAATGCACTGATGGTCGACTATGCTCCGGTTTATGTGAATTCAGTTACTTATGGAAGATCTGGGGTCTTTATTGCTGAAACAGATGCATCTTATGAGGATTTTAATCTGGCTTTTAAAGCTGGTTTGAATATCGGTGTCGTGAAATCCGATGCCAGTTTGACGGTAGCGCAGAAAGAATTGTTGGACAGGGCGAAGATTACCATTTATATGAAATTCGGTCCTGGTAAAGCATACGTGAAGACAGTTGAAGGATACGACGCATTCAAAAACGCAATGCTGGAAGGCGCTTCTGTGAGCAGCGACAGTTATGGCGGCCCAATTTCTTTCAGGATGAGAAATCTAAACAACTTTACATTGTTCAAGACCATTTTCAAAATCGATCTAAAATTTTAA
- a CDS encoding thiol-activated cytolysin family protein — protein MKFNLIRLGRKLYITSCLLMVSAAFLTGCRKDYMNPISSTGTRTLTSRGQVKMSASNLAIESSSFTVMDDNIEAVYLGNILSGKQLLDLSEFNPLVNYQKLPIRISCSFPGTDVGSTIAVPRMSSYWQSIQDILRKNNFAGNQIGSFAYNYIPFNDYDEIRREFGYNVNVRGLFSSSSSSVVNSVTTVKKRFGFVASFEVENFTADISLPKRDELVNDADFAALVSSNENPLYVNSISYGQRGIIAVETDIDLEETNRAFSKVTNKIFKKTTETLTEYEKHLIDQSSIYLFLVGGPNSGSPMVIDGYNSFITYVTSLGDFSAANPGYPISFRMRRLQDNTLFKLGINMP, from the coding sequence GTGAAATTTAATCTTATTAGATTAGGCAGGAAGTTGTATATCACTTCCTGCCTTTTAATGGTGTCCGCAGCTTTTTTAACCGGCTGCAGAAAAGACTATATGAATCCTATATCATCAACTGGTACCCGCACTCTAACCTCCCGGGGCCAGGTTAAAATGTCTGCCTCAAACCTCGCTATCGAATCGTCCAGTTTTACCGTGATGGACGACAATATCGAAGCTGTATACCTAGGCAACATTTTATCCGGTAAGCAGCTGTTGGATCTTTCCGAGTTCAACCCTCTGGTAAACTATCAGAAACTGCCCATAAGGATAAGCTGTTCATTTCCCGGAACAGATGTTGGTAGCACCATTGCTGTGCCCAGAATGTCCTCTTACTGGCAGTCAATACAGGATATCCTGAGGAAAAATAATTTTGCCGGTAACCAGATCGGCTCATTTGCATATAACTACATACCATTTAATGATTATGATGAGATCCGGAGAGAATTCGGTTACAATGTAAATGTAAGGGGTTTATTTTCCTCATCATCTTCCAGTGTGGTCAATTCGGTAACAACCGTCAAAAAAAGATTTGGTTTTGTGGCCAGTTTTGAGGTAGAGAACTTCACGGCGGATATTTCACTGCCCAAAAGGGACGAACTGGTCAATGATGCCGATTTTGCGGCCCTTGTATCTTCCAACGAAAACCCTTTGTACGTAAATTCCATATCCTATGGGCAAAGGGGTATTATCGCCGTAGAAACCGATATCGACCTGGAAGAAACAAACCGGGCTTTCAGTAAGGTTACCAATAAGATATTCAAGAAAACAACGGAAACCCTTACAGAATACGAAAAGCACCTCATAGACCAGTCTTCAATATATCTTTTTCTTGTTGGAGGTCCTAATTCCGGAAGCCCGATGGTTATAGATGGTTATAATTCATTCATCACCTATGTAACCTCCCTCGGTGATTTCTCTGCCGCAAACCCGGGTTATCCTATAAGTTTTAGAATGCGAAGGCTACAGGACAATACATTATTCAAACTTGGCATCAACATGCCTTAA
- a CDS encoding flavodoxin family protein — protein sequence MPDILIINGSARLNGNTQKFIGKLTEEIAFDQLNLLEHYFLPYNYENQYPAEDSFETFAKEILYHKHLIFATPVYWYAMSGRMKNLFDRLTDWVTLNKEVGRNLKGKTVQLIAVGTDANLPDGFTTPFFMTANYMEMDYKGHVYFNADDTLSEEKLIEMRKSFFSFIST from the coding sequence ATGCCCGATATCTTAATTATAAACGGAAGTGCCAGGTTGAATGGAAATACCCAAAAATTTATCGGCAAACTCACTGAAGAAATAGCATTTGACCAATTAAATTTACTAGAGCATTATTTTCTCCCTTATAATTATGAGAACCAATATCCGGCAGAAGACAGCTTTGAAACCTTTGCAAAAGAAATACTCTATCATAAACACCTGATTTTTGCCACACCCGTTTATTGGTACGCCATGAGCGGAAGAATGAAAAACCTTTTCGATCGCTTAACAGATTGGGTAACTTTAAACAAAGAAGTAGGCCGGAACCTGAAAGGGAAAACGGTACAATTAATTGCCGTAGGTACAGATGCAAATCTCCCCGATGGATTTACTACGCCATTTTTTATGACGGCCAACTATATGGAAATGGATTATAAAGGCCACGTTTATTTTAATGCAGACGATACACTTAGCGAGGAGAAACTTATAGAAATGAGGAAATCTTTTTTTAGTTTTATATCAACATAA
- a CDS encoding SDR family NAD(P)-dependent oxidoreductase — MSNIFNLAGKTALVTGCKRGIGKAMALALAEAGADVIGVSASLELQGSAIEKEVTALGRKFYAYQCDFGKRENTLAFAAQVKADHPVIDILVNNAGTILRKPIAEHPDEYWDEVIAVNQTAPFILTREVGRDMVARGSGKVIFTASLLSFQGGITVPGYAASKGAIASLTKAFANEWASKGVNVNAIAPGYIATDNTSALREDQDRSTSILSRIPAGRWGTPEDFKGPTLFLASPASDYVHGTILTVDGGWMGR; from the coding sequence ATGTCGAACATATTTAATTTAGCAGGTAAAACTGCATTAGTTACCGGTTGTAAAAGAGGCATTGGTAAAGCCATGGCTTTAGCTTTGGCCGAAGCAGGTGCCGATGTTATTGGTGTTTCCGCCAGCCTCGAACTGCAGGGAAGCGCCATCGAAAAAGAAGTAACTGCATTAGGCAGAAAATTTTACGCCTATCAGTGCGATTTTGGGAAACGCGAAAATACCCTGGCCTTTGCTGCCCAGGTAAAAGCCGATCATCCGGTTATCGATATACTGGTAAATAACGCGGGAACCATTTTACGTAAGCCTATTGCCGAACACCCTGATGAATACTGGGATGAGGTAATTGCAGTAAACCAAACTGCACCATTTATCTTAACCAGGGAAGTGGGAAGGGATATGGTTGCACGTGGTAGCGGAAAAGTAATTTTCACTGCATCTTTACTTTCGTTCCAGGGGGGGATTACTGTGCCTGGTTATGCTGCCAGTAAAGGCGCAATTGCTTCTTTAACCAAAGCTTTTGCTAACGAGTGGGCTTCAAAAGGCGTTAATGTAAATGCCATTGCACCAGGTTATATTGCTACTGATAATACTTCCGCCTTACGTGAAGATCAGGATAGAAGTACTTCAATTTTATCACGTATCCCTGCCGGAAGATGGGGAACACCAGAAGATTTTAAAGGGCCAACCTTATTTTTGGCTTCACCAGCCAGCGATTATGTACATGGTACGATATTGACCGTTGATGGCGGTTGGATGGGAAGGTAA